From one Mytilus trossulus isolate FHL-02 chromosome 10, PNRI_Mtr1.1.1.hap1, whole genome shotgun sequence genomic stretch:
- the LOC134686148 gene encoding uncharacterized protein LOC134686148 translates to MNLQEDFHTTLVKVGNQLDEEDLEKLKFLVSEKDVNRVELDRAKSGCQFFELLEKNGIIDQNNTEQLKDWLNTLQNAKALQILQNFHPKEERSSSKNQGPSNISSSKIVTHFKSTKKLEELKDAIDRTSTNFVTLKGLLGSGKSQMALKYGCEFKKQNKSSIVWKLNCKDVTSLQTSLKDFCTGLDIQIKMDESKQTEASIEDLGQNILRILISKNNAIHLLILDDVVEVSCRCLQSFIQECRSCQHIKIIVTTFQPLFNDCKIIEINGFTENEAVDFLSEEKKLSEKVIEEYIKLGSKYSFLPLGLYCARTYMNHSHISPKTLNKLCETKALRQIEDSHCIADDPSVLNNKTLFKALIQFIDILENTENLKVFDMILSLQFLEIEEIPVLLYDFFVSESPDTGHAVETNNFIQALQKFSFGKIEGVDDERVLSTHYAVVSALKIFSEQQKSNHCHTKFQTREKNLLKQLLRAFMYVMDKDNRSKMDFKRNKMMVQHARSALIHADELFKKDQTLRHDLEFLMSVIYVHDLVGYTYNFAGILNVAAHHSDMAKSYCFVLLNVDHAAFENDLKDNCGRVESIDQLDRFCKEKTQHLFDGMKCMASDNAAKLENFAKSYILEKHRAEDDILALSKILENDLERETRLNESELETLCHRGYAVPLKDMPHLFLYELLLSTFYTHGRRIFYLTKPVDSIKARIFCSYLFISYHLGQMLTSQFPKWKSLYAMLTSRSGTLQQCFDNHSDLNQHNMVAFQKVASRCVKMLQEECRYFMFGIFKTDTRKDDHFQAICLKQLIRCYKHMLQFAQNETEQNEVMIKGKECVSRLKQSLPSMEDRTFFPSLQFSVGEFYECIEDYAEAAKVFEKLCPKCIRFANQELINEKLNKYEKKASIMLIKCKCKNNEIDLAKKLYHRLTLNLQNTKDTLELQTLEEINQKYNLN, encoded by the exons AAGATTTAGAAAAACTGAAGTTTCTAGTAAGCGAGAAAGATGTAAATAGAGTTGAACTTGATAGAGCAAAATCCGGATGTCAATTTTTTGAACTACTGGAAAAGAATGGTATAATTGACCAAAACAATACTGAACAACTAAAGGATTGGTTAAACACACTACAAAATGCAAAGGCTTTACAAATATTACAGAACTTTCATCCAAAGGAAGAACGTTCATCTAGTAAAAATCAAG GTCCCTCCAATATCAGCTCTTCGAAGATAGTCACGCATTTTAAGTCTACAAAAAAATTGGAAGAGTTGAAAGACGCCATTGATAGaacaagtacaaattttgtCACTCTTAAAG GATTGCTCGGTTCGGGGAAATCACAAATGGCATTAAAATATGGCTGCGAATTCAAGAAACAAAACAAGTCTAGTATTGTGTGGAAACTTAATTGCAAAGATGTGACATCGTTGCAGACCTCCCTAAAAGATTTTTGTACCGGACTtgacatacaaataaaaatggaTGAAAGCAAACAAACTGAAGCGTCCATTGAAGATCTAGGACAAAACATTCTTCGCATACTTATATCGAAAAACAATGCAATTCATTTACTCATTTTAGACGATGTGGTTGAAGTGTCGTGCAGGTGTCTTCAGTCGTTTATACAAGAATGTAGATCCTGCCAGCATATAAAAATTATAGTTACTACATTCCAACCTTTATTCAATGATTGTAAAATTATCGAAATAAATGGGTTTACTGAGAATGAAGCCGTTGATTTCCTTTCCGAAGAAAAGAAGCTGTCAGAGAAAGTTATTGAGGAATACATCAAACTTGGTTCTAAGTACAGTTTCCTCCCTTTGGGTCTTTATTGTGCCAGAACATACATGAATCACTCACATATTTCgccaaaaacattaaacaaactTTGCGAAACTAAGGCACTACGACAAATAGAAGACAGTCACTGTATAGCAGACGATCCTTCAGTGTTAAACAATAAAACCCTTTTTAAAGCACTTATTCAGTTCATAGATATTCTCGAAAATAcggaaaatttaaaagtttttgacaTGATACTTAGTCTTCAGTTCCTTGAAATTGAAGAAATTCCTGTACTGCTTTATGATTTCTTTGTGTCTGAAAGTCCTGACACAGGTCATGCGGTAGAAACTAACAATTTCATTCAAGCATTACAAAAGTTTTCCTTTGGCAAAATTGAAGGAGTGGACGATGAGAGAGTTCTTAGTACCCATTACGCAGTAGTAAGCGCGCTAAAAATATTTTCGGAGCAACAGAAATCAAATCATTGCCATACGAAATTTCAAACAAGGGAAAAGAATTTATTGAAGCAATTATTGCGAGCATTCATGTATGTCATGGACAAAGATAATAGGAGTAAAATGGATTTCAAAAGGAATAAAATGATGGTTCAACATGCAAGATCAGCCCTAATACATGCTGACGAATTATTTAAGAAAGACCAGACATTACGGCACGACCTGGAATTTCTTATGTCTGTAATATACGTGCATGACTTGGTTGGATATACCTACAATTTCGCTGGTATTTTGAATGTTGCTGCACATCATTCGGACATGGCAAAATCATATTGCTTTGTTCTATTGAATGTGGACCATGCAGcttttgaaaatgatttaaaggACAACTGTGGGCGAGTGGAAAGTATTGACCAGCTAGACAggttttgtaaagaaaaaactCAACATTTATTTGATGGAATGAAATGTATGGCTTCAGACAATGCCGCTAAACTTGAAAATTTTGCGAAAAGCTATATTCTTGAAAAACACCGAGCAGAAGATGATATATTAGCACTTtctaaaatattagaaaacgATCTTGAAAGGGAAACAAGACTAAATGAAAGCGAGCTCGAAACATTGTGTCATAGAGGCTATGCTGTACCACTAAAGGACATGccacatttatttctttatgaaCTCTTATTGTCTACATTCTACACACATGGAAGAAGAATATTTTACTTGACAAAACCTGTTGATTCCATTAAAGCTAGAATTTTTTGCAGCTATTTATTCATTTCATATCATCTTGGTCAGATGTTAACGAGTCAATTCCCAAAATGGAAATCCCTATATGCTATGCTTACAAGTCGCAGTGGAACATTACAGCAGTGCTTTGATAATCATTCCGATTTAAATCAACACAATATGGTAGCCTTTCAAAAAGTTGCCAGCCGATGTGTTAAAATGCTACAAGAGGAATGTAGATATTTTATGTTTGGCATTTTTAAGACTGACACCAGGAAAGATGATCATTTCCAAGCAATTTGTTTGAAGCAGCTAATCCGGTGTTATAAGCACATGCTACAGTTTGCGCAAAACGAGACAGAACAGAACGAAGTGATGATCAAAGGAAAGGAATGCGTAAGTCGACTGAAACAGTCGCTTCCTTCTATGGAAGATAGAACATTCTTCCCAAGCTTACAGTTCAGCGTTGGTGAATTTTATGAGTGTATAGAAGATTATGCCGAAGCCGCAAAAGTTTTCGAGAAGTTGTGCCCAAAATGCATCCGTTTTGCAAATCAAGAGCTTATCAATGAAAAGCTTAACAAATACGAAAAGAAAGCATCCATAATGCTTATCAAATGCAAATGCAAGAATAATGAAATCGATCTAGCCAAAAAACTGTATCATAGACTTACACTGAATTTGCAGAACACGAAAGATACGCTTGAACTTCAAACATTGGAGgaaattaatcaaaaatataatttaaattaa
- the LOC134687183 gene encoding uncharacterized protein LOC134687183 yields the protein MTKLDTEFQLLLSKISDQLDIDDVKSFRFILKAEEKIPVQNLDAATTGEDIFHLMTKHGLLSKTKADLLISLLKEKNLQPLVNQLEKFKTENKEELSKSVEGPCNIQDDMVVEHFMETTKLVELTSKMDIENFAVLSGLTGCGKTQLALTFACNFRKDHVESICWKIYCKDEITLMNSLKKLADKLGLEKESTQTENIDNEDSLDELRKLIQKELRKNTNGPNLIILDYVTDETKIQCQKLKDTLLKLNLKVIVTTWDSTFCDTENIIIVNGFSEDEAVMFLRNKKTELNSKEEKSYRELAQMLGNHPLLLYGARSCMASSNQTPKKFIKYLRGSKSSEMDKFVRSVSDPSRNRAVFKILQEYLEILKNDYGEDVFDMVQALQFFALEDIPVLLFDFFPRRKQNHQGFNTTNFIQAIKKFSFGIVRGVDDDRFITTHLAVVKTIEESMSDDKKAILIKNILTALMWLMDKDNYNPNDYDRNYRLLPHAISVLQHVKKLKAENLNVLCEFESNVLLAYVYDIVGYTYNFFGILKNAGEHSTAAKEACFAIIGISEEDIEKQVMQRCCRDDHHRTWETFAEEEADIIFKQIKAQIGDHEKNALLCKMAKQFALNKYRGHDHLKKLEEYLDDELEEEYRLTEKEYNTLCKQHLALPEDQLGGIFLFEIVLQVFYTYGRRIFYLGDAFDKDLARSFTHSLFLAKALGQRIASEYPEWKILYVMLTELSGTLQLRFEDKADLQLKTLESLEDAAEQFKRLLEYNSENFNYGVIKSGPENAQHVHICCKRLVKCYTSMTEITSDEKKLKKIHEMGDKYNAMLNDTQLSCRSMTAGKLRNAEFSLRRGNYKDAEMGFQFVAPEDMIGDQEIISAKFTHHELQALKGLTKCYSLSGQTESAKTLANRIKIRLGEAGEYEELRHFNNLLQELGLSSIVE from the exons ATGACAAAACTTGATACAGAATTCCAGCTTCTTCTTTCAAAAATCAGTGACCAATTGGACATAG ATGATGTCAAAAGTTTTAGATTTATATTAAAAGCAGAAGAAAAAATTCCAGTTCAAAATTTAGATGCAGCAACGACAGGGGAAGACATTTTCCATTTAATGACAAAACATGGccttttgtcaaaaacaaaggCAGACTTATTGATAAGTTTATTGAAAGAAAAGAACTTGCAGCCACTTGTAAATCAACTGgagaaattcaaaacagaaaataaagaagaactgtcaaaatcagtGGAAG gtCCTTGTAATATACAAGATGATATGGTTGTGGAGCATTTCATGGAAACCACCAAGTTAGTAGAGCTTACTTCTAAAATGGACATTGAAAACTTTGCTGTTCTATCAG gatTAACTGGATGTGGGAAAACCCAGTTGGCCTTGACCTTTGCTTGTAATTTTCGTAAAGATCATGTAGAAAGCATTTGTTGGAAGATATATTGTAAGGATGAGATAACACTAATGAATTCCTTGAAGAAATTAGCAGATAAATTGGGTCTTGAAAAAGAAAGCACACAGACAGAAAATATTGATAACGAGGATTCCCTAGATGAACTACGAAAGTTAATTCAAAAAGAATTACGTAAAAATACAAATGGTCCAAATCTGATAATTTTGGACTATGTCACAGATGAAACCAAAATTCAATGTCAGAAATTGAAAGACACTCTTTTGAAATTGAACTTGAAAGTAATTGTAACAACTTGGGATTCAACATTTTGTGATACAGAAAACATCATCATAGTCAATGGCTTCTCAGAAGACGAAGCAGTTATGTTTTTACGAAACAAGAAGAcagaactgaattcaaaagaGGAAAAAAGTTACAGAGAGTTGGCACAAATGCTTGGTAACCATCCATTGTTACTGTATGGAGCAAGGAGTTGTATGGCTTCATCAAATCAAACACCAAAGAAATTCATCAAATATTTGCGAGGAAGCAAATCCTCTGAAATGGATAAATTTGTAAGATCTGTATCAGACCCATCCAGAAACAGAGCAGTCTTTAAAATATTGCAGGAATATTTAGAAATCTTAAAGAATGATTATGGAGAAGATGTTTTTGATATGGTGCAAGCCTTACAATTTTTTGCTCTAGAAGATATCCCTGTCcttctgtttgatttttttcctagaAGAAAACAGAATCATCAAGGATTCAACACTACGAACTTCATTCAAGCCATCAAAAAGTTTTCATTTGGTATCGTTCGGGGAGTTGATGATGATCGATTTATTACAACACACTTAGCTGTTGTGAAAACCATAGAAGAATCAATGTCGGATGACAAAAAAGCCATACTTATCAAAAACATCTTGACAGCTTTGATGTGGCTTATGGACAAAgataattacaatccaaatgaTTACGACAGAAATTATCGTCTACTACCCCATGCTATATCAGTATTACAACACGTTAAAAAATTGAAGGCAGAAAATCTGAATGTCTTGTGTGAATTTGAATCGAATGTGCTCTTGGCTTATGTGTACGACATAGTTGGGTACACATATAATTTTTTcggaattttgaaaaatgccGGGGAACATTCAACGGCTGCCAAAGAAGCATGTTTTGCCATAATAGGTATATCAGAAGAAGATATTGAAAAACAGGTCATGCAAAGATGCTGTCGTGACGACCATCATAGAACATGGGAAACATTTGCAGAAGAGGAGGCAGAtatcatttttaaacaaattaaagctCAGATTGGCgatcatgaaaaaaatgcacttttgTGTAAGATGGCAAAACAGTTTGCATTGAATAAGTACAGGGGTCATGATCACTTAAAAAAACTTGAAGAATATTTGGATGATGAACTTGAAGAAGAGTATCGTTTGACGGAAAAAGAATATAACACCCTTTGTAAACAGCATCTTGCCTTGCCAGAAGATCAACTTGGgggcatatttttatttgaaattgtattaCAAGTTTTTTATACTTATGGAAGGAGAATTTTCTATTTGGGTGATGCTTTTGACAAAGATTTGGCAAGGTCCTTTACTCATTCTTTGTTTTTGGCAAAGGCATTAGGTCAAAGAATTGCCAGTGAATATCCAGAATGGAAGATTCTCTATGTCATGCTTACAGAACTTAGTGGAACCTTGCAGCTCAGATTTGAAGACAAAGCAGATCTCCAACTCAAAACATTGGAAAGTCTTGAAGACGCAGCTGAACAGTTTAAGAGATTATTAGAATACAATTCTGAAAACTTTAATTATGGGGTAATAAAATCTGGACCAGAAAATGCACAGCATGTCCATATTTGTTGCAAGCGCTTGGTGAAGTGTTATACAAGCATGACTGAGATTACAtcagatgaaaaaaaactaaaaaaaatacacgaaATGGGCGACAAATACAATGCCATGCTTAATGACACTCAGTTGTCATGTAGATCTATGACTGCTGGGAAACTTAGAAATGCAGAATTTTCCTTACGTCGGGGAAACTATAAAGATGCTGAAATGGGATTTCAATTTGTTGCGCCAGAGGATATGATAGGAGATCAGGAGATCATATCAGCAAAATTCACCCACCATGAACTACAAGCTTTAAAGGGACTGACTAAATGTTATTCATTAAGCGGTCAAACTGAATCAGCTAAAACACTAGCCAATAGAATAAAGATTAGACTAGGAGAGGCTGGAGAATATGAAGAATTAcgacattttaataatttgttgcAGGAGTTGGGCTTGTCTTCTATAGTAGAGTAA